In one uncultured Methanoregula sp. genomic region, the following are encoded:
- a CDS encoding ISH3 family transposase, with translation MVNKRQIARRIKNEIRAEDCSEIAVNAINRHLTISINGTLKQKTLIQSLVGMSATKLSVHSLNKVVEKVPCETSVRYHLSKVNLDSLLELQSKILTYSNGQILVPGKSYHFAIDFTDDPYYGEIIEANKDYVLKSKMKKSTTTFYSYVSLYITTKGQRQTFAVFPVKKGVSKVEYIRKFLAIINNAKVTITVLCLDRGFYSNEVFSFLQNENIPHIVPVRKYGLELKKILRGNHSRYAQYTMMGTGKPLDLTLAIDVQYLQGRNKKFGNVNLGYVVYGIDWKPRRVYQVYKNRFAIESSYRIRNIVKAKTSSRNVVLRYLLTIISFLLKNIWVTLQWMFFSKVQRGPRTIDEDLFRFDLFRLLVWEGLRRKLKFVTVVSVLRSLS, from the coding sequence AAATAGCAGTGAATGCAATCAACCGGCACCTAACGATTTCCATCAATGGAACGCTAAAACAAAAGACACTCATCCAGTCACTCGTCGGGATGTCAGCGACCAAACTATCAGTGCATTCCCTCAATAAAGTCGTAGAAAAAGTTCCGTGTGAAACATCGGTCAGATACCATTTGTCGAAGGTGAATTTGGATTCACTTCTGGAATTACAATCAAAGATCCTCACTTACTCAAACGGTCAGATCCTTGTTCCCGGGAAATCGTATCATTTTGCCATAGATTTCACCGACGATCCGTATTATGGTGAAATTATCGAAGCGAACAAAGATTACGTCCTCAAGAGCAAAATGAAGAAATCAACAACGACATTTTACTCGTACGTTTCGCTCTATATCACAACAAAAGGTCAACGGCAGACCTTTGCAGTTTTCCCGGTAAAAAAGGGAGTATCAAAGGTCGAGTACATTCGGAAATTCCTAGCTATAATCAATAACGCGAAAGTGACTATCACCGTTCTCTGTCTCGATCGTGGTTTCTACTCGAACGAAGTGTTTTCGTTTCTCCAGAATGAGAACATCCCGCATATCGTGCCGGTGAGAAAATACGGCCTGGAACTCAAGAAAATTCTCCGGGGGAATCATTCCCGGTATGCCCAGTACACGATGATGGGGACAGGTAAACCTCTTGATCTTACTCTCGCAATTGATGTCCAGTACCTTCAGGGAAGGAATAAAAAATTCGGGAATGTGAATCTCGGTTATGTCGTATACGGCATTGACTGGAAACCCCGAAGAGTCTACCAGGTCTACAAGAACCGGTTCGCTATCGAATCTTCATACCGTATCCGAAACATCGTGAAAGCTAAAACATCTTCCCGGAATGTTGTGCTCCGCTATCTCTTGACGATAATCTCGTTCCTCCTCAAGAATATCTGGGTAACTCTTCAATGGATGTTCTTTTCAAAGGTTCAACGTGGGCCGAGAACGATTGACGAAGATTTGTTCCGGTTTGATCTCTTCCGGCTACTTGTTTGGGAAGGACTCCGGAGAAAACTCAAATTCGTTACGGTTGTTTCTGTTCTTCGATCTCTCAGTTGA